Proteins from a genomic interval of Streptomyces sp. Tu6071:
- a CDS encoding BMP family lipoprotein — MRRLSRIAAAGIATAALAVSVTACGGTSSDAAADKDKGGDSKAKGLALAYDVGGRGDQSFNDAAHAGMAKAEQDFKLTGKDVEPTDGESDADKVARLDQLAKQGYNPVIGVGFAYAPAIKEVAAKHPKTTFGIVDDETVQEKNVADLVFHEEQASYLAGIAAAMTSKSDHIGFVGGVDVPLIHKFEAGYVQGAQSVNPKIKIEKQYLTEKAEDGGFSSPNLGKEAAKGQIDKGADVVYAAAGLSGQGVIEAAAAADKWAIGVDSDQYNQKPLAKYKDHILTSATKDVAGAVYNLVKSVRDGKPATGVVRADLGSDGVGLADSNPEFKGDAKLQKAIEKAKADIAAGKIKVKTTS; from the coding sequence ATGCGCCGCCTGTCCCGAATCGCTGCCGCAGGCATTGCGACCGCTGCTCTCGCCGTCTCCGTCACCGCTTGTGGCGGTACCTCCAGCGACGCCGCCGCCGACAAGGACAAGGGCGGCGACTCCAAGGCCAAGGGCCTCGCCCTCGCCTACGACGTCGGTGGCCGCGGCGACCAGTCCTTCAATGATGCCGCGCACGCGGGCATGGCGAAGGCCGAGCAGGACTTCAAGCTCACCGGCAAGGACGTCGAGCCCACCGACGGCGAGTCCGACGCCGACAAGGTCGCGCGTCTCGACCAGCTCGCCAAGCAGGGCTACAACCCCGTCATCGGTGTCGGCTTCGCCTACGCGCCCGCCATCAAGGAGGTCGCGGCCAAGCACCCGAAGACGACCTTCGGCATCGTGGACGACGAGACCGTCCAGGAGAAGAACGTCGCCGACCTCGTCTTCCACGAGGAGCAGGCCAGCTACCTCGCCGGCATCGCCGCCGCGATGACCAGCAAGAGCGACCACATCGGCTTCGTCGGCGGCGTGGACGTCCCCCTCATCCACAAGTTCGAGGCCGGGTACGTCCAGGGCGCCCAGTCGGTCAACCCGAAGATCAAGATCGAGAAGCAGTACCTCACCGAGAAGGCCGAGGACGGCGGCTTCTCCAGCCCGAACCTGGGCAAGGAGGCCGCGAAGGGCCAGATCGACAAGGGCGCGGACGTCGTCTACGCCGCCGCAGGTCTCTCGGGCCAGGGCGTCATCGAGGCCGCTGCCGCCGCCGACAAGTGGGCGATCGGCGTCGACTCCGACCAGTACAACCAGAAGCCGCTCGCGAAGTACAAGGACCACATCCTCACCTCCGCCACGAAGGACGTCGCGGGCGCGGTCTACAACCTCGTGAAGTCGGTCCGGGACGGCAAGCCCGCGACCGGCGTCGTCCGCGCCGACCTCGGCTCCGACGGTGTCGGCCTCGCCGACTCCAACCCGGAGTTCAAGGGCGACGCCAAGCTCCAGAAGGCCATCGAGAAGGCCAAGGCCGACATCGCCGCGGGCAAGATCAAGGTCAAGACCACCAGCTGA
- a CDS encoding ABC transporter ATP-binding protein: MVANHDIHLSVRKGTVHALVGENGAGKSTLMKILYGMQKPDEGTIRVDGQEAAFGSPADAIARGIGMVHQHFMLADYLTVLENTVLGSEKLHGIGGAARRRIIELSERYGLGVRPDARVEDLGVAERQRVEILKVLYRGATTLILDEPTAVLVPQEVDALFGNLRELKAEGLSVIFISHKLGEVLSVADDITVIRRGTTVGTAVPAETTPKQLAELMVGSELPTPETAESTVTERELLRVEGLRLCADGGRPVLDDIGFTIHEGEVLGIAGVEGNGQTELIEALIGLKGADSGRILLAGEEITPWPTRKRREHGVGYIPEDRHRHGLLLDAPLWENRMLGHVTEEPSAKGFWLTPKAAQEDTRRIVAEYDVRTPGIDVTAGSLSGGNQQKLIVGREMSHKPRFLIAAHPTRGVDVGAQAQIWDQIREARREGLAVLLISADLDELIGLSDTLRVIYRGRLVADADPAHITPEELGSAMTGASSGHLEEAAPTTAAPAPAAPAPDAPAPDAVQKPVPPQTAKARQEKDTPR; encoded by the coding sequence GTGGTCGCCAACCACGACATCCACCTCAGCGTCCGCAAGGGCACCGTGCACGCGCTCGTCGGCGAGAACGGCGCGGGCAAGTCGACGCTCATGAAGATCCTCTACGGGATGCAGAAGCCCGACGAGGGCACGATCCGCGTGGACGGCCAGGAGGCCGCCTTCGGCTCCCCGGCCGACGCCATCGCGCGCGGCATCGGCATGGTGCACCAGCACTTCATGCTCGCCGACTACCTCACGGTCCTGGAGAACACGGTCCTCGGCAGCGAGAAGCTGCACGGCATCGGCGGGGCCGCGCGCCGCCGGATCATCGAGCTGTCGGAGCGGTACGGGCTCGGGGTCCGCCCCGACGCGCGCGTCGAGGACCTCGGCGTCGCCGAGCGGCAGCGCGTCGAGATCCTCAAGGTCCTCTACCGGGGCGCGACGACGCTCATTCTCGACGAGCCGACCGCGGTGCTCGTCCCGCAGGAGGTCGACGCGCTCTTCGGCAACCTGCGCGAGCTGAAGGCCGAGGGCCTCAGCGTCATCTTCATCTCGCACAAGCTCGGCGAGGTCCTCTCCGTCGCCGACGACATCACCGTCATCCGGCGCGGTACGACGGTGGGCACCGCCGTCCCCGCCGAGACGACCCCCAAGCAGCTCGCCGAGCTGATGGTCGGCAGCGAACTGCCGACCCCGGAGACCGCCGAGTCGACCGTGACGGAGCGCGAGCTGCTGCGCGTCGAGGGCCTGCGGCTGTGCGCCGACGGCGGGCGCCCCGTGCTCGACGACATCGGCTTCACGATCCACGAGGGCGAAGTCCTCGGCATCGCGGGCGTCGAGGGCAACGGGCAGACCGAGCTGATCGAGGCGCTCATCGGCCTCAAGGGCGCCGACTCGGGCCGCATCCTCCTCGCGGGCGAGGAGATCACGCCGTGGCCGACGCGCAAGCGCCGCGAGCACGGCGTCGGCTACATCCCCGAGGACCGCCACCGCCACGGCCTCCTCCTGGACGCGCCGCTGTGGGAGAACCGCATGCTCGGGCACGTCACCGAGGAGCCCTCGGCGAAGGGCTTCTGGCTCACGCCGAAGGCCGCGCAGGAGGACACGCGCCGCATCGTCGCCGAGTACGACGTCCGTACGCCCGGCATCGACGTGACGGCCGGTTCGCTCTCCGGCGGCAACCAGCAGAAGCTCATCGTCGGCCGCGAGATGAGCCACAAGCCGCGCTTCCTCATCGCCGCGCACCCCACCCGCGGCGTGGACGTCGGCGCGCAGGCGCAGATCTGGGACCAGATCCGCGAGGCACGCCGCGAAGGACTCGCGGTCCTCCTCATCTCCGCCGACCTCGACGAACTCATCGGCCTCTCGGACACGCTGCGGGTCATCTACCGGGGCCGCCTCGTCGCCGACGCCGACCCCGCGCACATCACCCCCGAGGAGCTGGGCTCCGCGATGACGGGCGCGAGCAGCGGCCACCTGGAGGAGGCGGCGCCCACGACGGCCGCCCCCGCGCCGGCCGCCCCCGCGCCGGACGCCCCCGCGCCGGACGCCGTGCAGAAACCCGTACCCCCGCAGACCGCGAAGGCCCGGCAGGAGAAGGACACCCCCCGATGA
- a CDS encoding ABC transporter permease — protein MSNLSAKKPDESPLEPGKPGAPGKAPTGTAHGPSGKKWDSERLILAAAGPVIALVLSLVVTGVVLLASGKNPVEPFQLMFEQIGYSDQQVLIINQAGVYYLAALAVAVGFRMNLFNIGVDGQYRLAACVTAIAGFHLALPQVLQIPVLLIIAMLTGALWAGVAGVLKVTRGVSEVVATIMLNSIATALIVWLCLTDNFGVPVGNNQTTGAMDKAGWFPGIGMGDAGEIYGFVFVAVLAGVVYWLVLNRTRFGFDLRASGASEEAAAASGVSAKRMTLTAMLLSGAVAGLAGLPILLGDTHTYSQSFPSGLGFTGITIALLGRNNPLGIAAASLLIAFLDKASSVLDYNGYEKEIATIMQGIIVIAVVVSYEQVRLWGLRRQQRRVGLELAAAAAAATPSTEVKKEAAAR, from the coding sequence ATGAGCAACCTCTCCGCGAAGAAGCCGGACGAGTCGCCGCTGGAGCCGGGCAAGCCCGGAGCGCCGGGCAAGGCCCCCACCGGCACGGCGCACGGCCCCTCCGGCAAGAAGTGGGACTCCGAGCGCCTGATCCTGGCCGCGGCGGGCCCCGTCATCGCCCTCGTGCTGTCCCTCGTCGTGACCGGCGTCGTCCTCCTCGCCTCCGGCAAGAACCCGGTCGAGCCGTTCCAGCTCATGTTCGAGCAGATCGGCTACTCCGACCAGCAGGTCCTGATCATCAACCAGGCGGGCGTCTACTACCTCGCCGCGCTCGCGGTCGCCGTCGGCTTCCGCATGAACCTCTTCAACATCGGCGTGGACGGCCAGTACCGCCTCGCCGCCTGCGTCACCGCGATCGCCGGTTTCCACCTCGCGCTGCCGCAGGTCCTCCAGATCCCCGTGCTGCTGATCATCGCGATGCTCACCGGGGCGCTGTGGGCCGGGGTCGCCGGTGTCCTCAAGGTCACGCGCGGCGTGAGCGAGGTCGTCGCGACGATCATGCTCAACTCGATCGCGACCGCGCTCATCGTGTGGCTGTGCCTCACCGACAACTTCGGCGTCCCCGTCGGCAACAACCAGACGACGGGCGCCATGGACAAGGCCGGCTGGTTCCCCGGCATCGGCATGGGCGACGCGGGCGAGATCTACGGTTTCGTCTTCGTCGCCGTCCTCGCGGGCGTCGTCTACTGGCTCGTCCTCAACCGCACCCGCTTCGGCTTCGACCTGCGCGCCTCGGGCGCCTCCGAGGAGGCCGCGGCGGCGAGCGGCGTCAGCGCCAAGCGCATGACGCTCACCGCGATGCTCCTCTCCGGCGCGGTCGCCGGGCTCGCGGGCCTGCCGATCCTGCTCGGCGACACGCACACGTACAGCCAGAGCTTCCCCAGCGGCCTCGGCTTCACCGGCATCACGATCGCCCTGCTCGGCCGCAACAACCCGCTCGGCATCGCCGCCGCCTCGCTCCTGATCGCCTTCCTCGACAAGGCCAGTTCGGTCCTGGACTACAACGGCTACGAGAAGGAGATCGCGACGATCATGCAGGGGATCATCGTGATCGCCGTCGTCGTCTCCTACGAGCAGGTACGCCTGTGGGGCCTGCGCCGCCAGCAGCGCCGCGTCGGGCTCGAACTCGCGGCAGCCGCTGCCGCCGCCACCCCGTCCACCGAGGTCAAGAAGGAGGCGGCGGCCCGATGA